A part of Paenibacillus sp. 481 genomic DNA contains:
- the rplR gene encoding 50S ribosomal protein L18: MITKGDKNKARVKRHLRVRKKIEGTTTRPRLNVFRSSKHIYAQLIDDVKGVTIVSASTMDKELSGDIKNGGSVESARKVGELVAKRAKAQGYENIVFDRGGYLYHGRIQALADAAREAGLEF, translated from the coding sequence ATGATCACGAAAGGCGATAAGAATAAAGCTCGTGTTAAAAGACACCTTCGTGTCCGTAAGAAAATCGAAGGAACGACAACACGTCCTCGTTTGAACGTATTCCGTTCCTCTAAACATATCTACGCTCAGTTGATCGATGATGTGAAGGGTGTAACAATCGTTTCTGCATCTACGATGGACAAAGAACTTTCTGGCGACATCAAGAACGGCGGTAGTGTTGAGTCGGCACGTAAAGTGGGCGAACTGGTTGCGAAACGTGCGAAAGCACAAGGTTACGAGAATATCGTATTCGATCGCGGCGGTTACTTGTATCACGGCCGTATTCAAGCGTTGGCTGACGCAGCACGCGAAGCTGGCCTTGAATTCTAA